A window from Flavobacterium sp. 83 encodes these proteins:
- a CDS encoding DUF6495 family protein yields MKYSRLTKEQFEELMPEFTNFLATQAIDKAEWDKIKTEKPEVAEQELDVFSDLVWEGVLTKAEYLEHFSKNHIFLFHCFDTYVQSIVLKSLVPETDFLTKEGLQWLSDNMFTDTIEMKVGKKEFTDERNTSVFGLIQQGSFLSDGLLYKQINTIIES; encoded by the coding sequence AAAAGAACAGTTTGAAGAATTAATGCCTGAATTCACTAATTTTTTAGCTACTCAAGCAATTGATAAAGCGGAATGGGATAAGATTAAAACGGAAAAACCGGAAGTAGCTGAACAAGAATTGGATGTTTTTTCTGATTTAGTTTGGGAAGGGGTTTTAACTAAAGCGGAATATTTAGAGCATTTTTCTAAAAATCATATTTTTCTTTTTCATTGTTTTGATACCTATGTTCAATCTATTGTTTTGAAATCATTGGTTCCTGAAACTGATTTTCTGACCAAAGAAGGATTGCAATGGCTTAGTGATAATATGTTTACCGATACGATTGAAATGAAAGTGGGAAAAAAAGAGTTTACCGATGAGCGTAACACCTCAGTTTTTGGATTAATACAACAAGGTTCTTTTTTAAGTGATGGACTTTTATACAAGCAAATAAATACAATTATAGAGTCATAA
- the ligA gene encoding NAD-dependent DNA ligase LigA, with the protein MDIQNTIQILREELNQHNYNYYVLDKPIISDYEFDLKLKQLQDLENKYPEYFDENSPTQRVGGAITKNFQTVAHEHRMYSLDNSYSKEELVDWEKRIQKVLGEVPLEYTCELKYDGASISITYENGKLKRAVTRGDGFQGDDVTNNIKTIKSIPLKLKGNFPSVFDVRGEIILPFAGFEKMNLDLIEIGELPYSNPRNTASGSLKLQDSAEVAKRPLDCLLYFLIGNNLPFKSQYEGLETAREWGFKVPKEAKLAHNLAEVFEFIDYWDTHRHDLPYETDGVVIKVNSFHYQDELGFTAKSPRWAIAYKFKSEQVSTKLNSISYQVGRTGAITPVANLEPVQLAGTIVKRASLHNADQIEKLDIRVGDTVFVEKGGEIIPKIIAVDFSKRPENTEPTSYITHCPECNTELVRSEGEANHYCPNFYGCPPQIIGRIQHYISRKAMDIEGLGGETVALLFNNGLVHNYADLYELTVDQILPLERMAQKSAENLVKGVENSKNIPFERVLFAIGIRFVGETVAKKLAKHYKNIDALCHASLMDLILVDEIGERIAQSVIDFFENQQNRVIIERLKKHGVQFEIVEKINPNATDKLSGKTFVVSGVFEQFSRDDLKKAIEDNGGKVGSSISAKTDYVVAGDNMGPAKLEKANKLNIPIISEDDFMQMLTKS; encoded by the coding sequence ATGGATATTCAAAATACAATTCAAATTTTAAGAGAGGAATTAAATCAGCACAATTATAATTATTATGTGTTGGATAAACCTATAATTTCCGATTATGAATTTGATTTGAAATTAAAACAACTCCAAGATTTAGAAAATAAATATCCAGAATATTTTGATGAAAATTCTCCTACACAACGAGTTGGGGGGGCAATTACAAAAAATTTTCAAACTGTAGCTCACGAACACAGAATGTATTCTCTTGATAATTCCTATTCTAAAGAAGAATTAGTTGATTGGGAAAAGCGAATCCAAAAAGTTCTCGGAGAAGTTCCATTAGAATATACCTGTGAATTAAAATATGATGGAGCATCAATCAGTATTACTTATGAAAACGGAAAATTAAAACGGGCTGTAACCCGTGGTGATGGTTTTCAAGGGGATGATGTTACTAATAATATTAAAACTATAAAATCCATCCCGTTAAAATTAAAAGGAAATTTTCCTTCTGTATTTGATGTTCGTGGTGAAATCATTTTGCCATTTGCCGGTTTCGAAAAAATGAATCTAGATTTAATAGAAATTGGTGAATTACCGTATTCAAACCCCAGAAATACGGCTTCGGGAAGTTTGAAATTGCAAGACAGTGCCGAAGTTGCTAAAAGACCGTTAGATTGTTTGTTGTATTTTTTAATTGGAAATAATCTGCCTTTTAAATCTCAATATGAAGGATTAGAAACAGCAAGGGAATGGGGGTTTAAAGTACCTAAAGAAGCAAAACTAGCTCATAATCTAGCAGAAGTTTTCGAATTTATAGATTATTGGGACACACATAGACATGATTTACCTTATGAAACGGATGGCGTTGTTATAAAAGTAAATTCTTTTCATTACCAAGATGAGTTGGGTTTTACAGCTAAGTCACCGCGTTGGGCAATTGCTTATAAGTTCAAATCAGAACAAGTTTCAACAAAATTAAACTCGATTTCGTATCAGGTGGGAAGAACTGGTGCAATAACGCCCGTGGCTAATTTAGAACCGGTACAATTAGCAGGTACTATTGTAAAACGTGCGTCTTTACATAACGCTGATCAAATTGAAAAATTAGATATTCGTGTTGGAGATACTGTTTTTGTAGAAAAAGGAGGGGAGATTATACCTAAAATTATAGCTGTTGATTTTAGTAAACGTCCAGAAAACACTGAGCCAACAAGCTATATCACTCATTGTCCGGAATGCAATACTGAGTTGGTACGAAGTGAGGGAGAAGCCAATCATTATTGCCCAAATTTTTACGGTTGTCCTCCGCAGATTATAGGAAGGATTCAGCATTATATTTCGCGAAAAGCTATGGATATTGAAGGCCTTGGAGGAGAAACTGTAGCGTTACTTTTTAATAATGGATTGGTTCATAATTATGCCGATTTGTATGAATTGACGGTTGATCAAATTCTTCCTTTGGAACGAATGGCTCAAAAATCAGCTGAAAATTTAGTGAAAGGGGTAGAGAATTCAAAAAATATTCCTTTTGAACGTGTTTTGTTTGCTATTGGTATTCGATTCGTGGGTGAAACGGTAGCTAAGAAATTAGCAAAACATTATAAAAACATTGATGCTTTGTGTCATGCCTCTTTGATGGACTTGATTTTAGTTGATGAAATTGGAGAACGAATTGCGCAAAGTGTGATTGACTTTTTCGAAAATCAGCAAAACAGGGTTATAATTGAAAGATTAAAAAAACATGGTGTACAATTTGAAATTGTAGAAAAAATAAACCCCAATGCAACCGATAAACTTTCGGGGAAAACCTTTGTAGTATCGGGTGTTTTTGAGCAATTTTCCAGAGATGATTTAAAAAAAGCAATTGAAGATAACGGTGGGAAAGTAGGAAGTTCTATTTCAGCAAAAACTGATTATGTTGTTGCGGGAGATAATATGGGACCAGCAAAACTGGAAAAAGCTAATAAGCTAAATATCCCTATAATTTCTGAAGATGATTTTATGCAAATGTTAACCAAAAGCTAA